Proteins from a single region of Pseudomonadota bacterium:
- a CDS encoding purine-nucleoside phosphorylase, which yields MSDAASVIRARLPDAAPKLGLVLGSGLGGLVNQIEGATHFPYTDLPHFPLSTVSSHAAELVIGKLEGVEVAVLAGRVHAYETGSADAMATPIATLKALGVEHLILTNAAGSLHEEMGPGALMLISDHINFSGRNPLIGVEGDGRFANMVDAYDPAWRSIAKRIAAEQKIDLHEGVYGWFLGPSFETPAEIRMARILGMDAVGMSTVPETILARLHDIKVLGISSITNLGAGMTGDALSHHETKDVGATIVPKLSRLIRALVADRAAS from the coding sequence GTGTCGGACGCCGCTTCCGTCATTCGAGCTCGGCTTCCCGACGCGGCGCCGAAGCTTGGCCTGGTACTTGGATCCGGCCTGGGTGGTCTGGTGAACCAAATCGAGGGCGCGACCCATTTCCCCTACACGGACCTGCCGCATTTCCCGCTTTCGACCGTTTCATCTCATGCGGCCGAACTGGTGATAGGGAAGCTCGAAGGCGTCGAGGTGGCGGTGCTTGCGGGGCGTGTACATGCCTATGAAACCGGGTCAGCCGATGCGATGGCGACCCCCATTGCAACACTGAAGGCGCTTGGCGTTGAGCACCTGATCCTGACGAACGCTGCCGGCTCGTTGCATGAAGAAATGGGGCCGGGCGCGCTGATGCTGATCTCCGACCATATCAATTTCTCCGGGCGCAACCCACTGATCGGCGTTGAAGGTGATGGGCGCTTCGCCAATATGGTCGATGCTTACGACCCCGCATGGCGTTCCATCGCCAAGCGAATTGCCGCCGAACAAAAAATCGATTTGCACGAAGGGGTCTATGGCTGGTTTCTTGGTCCGTCATTCGAGACGCCTGCTGAGATTCGCATGGCCCGCATCTTGGGGATGGACGCTGTCGGCATGTCCACAGTGCCCGAGACCATCCTTGCGCGGCTGCACGATATAAAGGTGCTGGGCATCTCGTCGATCACAAACCTGGGTGCTGGCATGACGGGTGACGCGCTCTCGCACCATGAAACCAAAGATGTCGGCGCAACCATTGTTCCCAAACTCAGCCGTCTGATCCGCGCCCTGGTTGCTGATCGCGCCGCCAGTTGA
- a CDS encoding cytidine deaminase, with protein MSPEQSEALIKAARAARETAYATYSGYRVGAAILGADGVVYPGCNVENAAYPQGTCAEAGAISAMALAGERRILAVAVAGGRADHQPETDPWDLCSPCGGCRQRIAEFAQSAQTPVIIVSPETVMLETTIGDLLPHAFNLVEE; from the coding sequence ATGTCGCCCGAGCAAAGTGAGGCGCTTATCAAGGCCGCTCGCGCTGCCCGCGAAACGGCCTACGCCACGTACTCGGGCTACCGGGTCGGAGCCGCGATCTTGGGCGCCGATGGTGTCGTCTACCCTGGGTGTAACGTCGAAAACGCGGCCTACCCTCAAGGCACATGTGCAGAGGCGGGGGCGATCTCAGCCATGGCCCTCGCCGGTGAACGCCGCATCCTCGCTGTTGCGGTCGCCGGTGGACGAGCTGATCATCAACCTGAAACCGATCCATGGGACCTTTGCTCTCCTTGCGGCGGTTGCCGGCAGCGCATTGCAGAGTTCGCCCAAAGCGCACAAACACCGGTAATCATTGTGTCGCCGGAGACCGTGATGCTTGAGACAACCATCGGGGACTTGCTGCCCCACGCGTTTAATTTGGTGGAGGAGTAG
- a CDS encoding ABC transporter permease: MGTFESFILLLDSTVRLSMPLLFAALAGLYSERSGVFDIGLEGKMLAAAFAAAAVGAVVGNVWLGLLAGIAISVALALVHGFACITARGNQIVSGVAINFLAAGLTALIGHAYFSQGGRTPRLDTEARFLPIEWPAAEALAGVPFLGPVYEELISGHNLLVYLGFAFVAVTWFVIFRTRFGLRLRAVGENPAAVDTAGISVTLMRYQAVIICGVLCGFAGAYLSTAQSASFVPNMSAGKGFIALAALIFAKWKPVPVLYACLLFGFLDALGIRLQGYEFPGIGEVPVQIIQALPYILTVVLLAGFIGKAEPPKAGGVPYVKER, translated from the coding sequence ATGGGAACCTTCGAGAGCTTTATTCTTTTACTCGACTCGACCGTCCGCCTTTCCATGCCGCTTCTGTTTGCTGCATTGGCGGGCCTGTATTCGGAGCGGTCAGGGGTCTTCGATATAGGTCTTGAGGGAAAGATGCTCGCAGCTGCGTTCGCCGCCGCCGCTGTCGGCGCAGTCGTCGGGAACGTCTGGCTTGGCCTGTTGGCAGGTATCGCCATTTCGGTTGCGCTGGCACTGGTCCATGGCTTTGCCTGCATCACGGCACGAGGCAACCAAATCGTGTCGGGCGTGGCTATCAACTTCCTGGCCGCTGGCCTTACCGCATTGATCGGGCATGCCTATTTCAGCCAGGGTGGTCGCACGCCCCGCCTTGATACCGAAGCGCGTTTCCTGCCGATCGAATGGCCCGCGGCAGAGGCGCTTGCTGGCGTGCCGTTCCTCGGGCCGGTCTATGAGGAACTCATCTCCGGGCACAATCTGCTTGTTTATTTGGGCTTTGCGTTTGTGGCCGTCACATGGTTCGTGATCTTCCGCACGCGCTTCGGGCTTCGGTTGCGTGCGGTCGGTGAGAACCCCGCAGCGGTCGATACCGCAGGCATATCGGTCACCCTCATGCGCTATCAGGCCGTAATCATTTGCGGTGTCTTATGTGGATTTGCCGGCGCCTATCTGTCCACTGCGCAGTCGGCGAGCTTCGTCCCCAACATGTCTGCCGGCAAAGGGTTCATTGCACTTGCGGCATTGATCTTCGCCAAATGGAAACCAGTCCCGGTGCTCTATGCGTGCTTGCTGTTTGGCTTCCTTGATGCGCTTGGTATTCGCCTGCAGGGCTATGAATTCCCAGGCATTGGTGAAGTCCCCGTGCAGATCATTCAGGCTCTGCCGTACATTTTGACCGTTGTCCTTTTGGCCGGCTTTATCGGTAAGGCTGAGCCCCCGAAAGCAGGTGGCGTCCCTTATGTAAAGGAACGCTAG
- a CDS encoding ABC transporter permease, whose product MSLSRGELPKWVDYGLIPLLNLAAAFFVAGLVVIAVGENPIEAVELMLFGAFGYGEGVGFTLYYATNFIFTGLAVAVAFHAGLFNIGGEGQAYVAGLGVAIVALMLDQYVPWFIAAPLALAAGCAVGAFWAFVPGYLQATRGSHIVITTIMFNFIAAALMTYMLVNVFRQPGAMAPESRTFEDGGRIPRLDWLFDWFGANLGGAQLNISFFLALVMAFLVWVLIWRTRLGYRLRTLGQNPTAAVYAGMRPPRLIMIAMAISGALAGMMAINEIMGVHGRLILEFAGGAGFVGIAVALMGRGHPIGIVLAALLFGALYQGGAELAFSMPSITRDMIVAIQGLVILFAGALEGLFRPAIVGFFNALYDRRRARERAAESAQAAE is encoded by the coding sequence ATGAGCCTGTCCCGCGGCGAACTGCCCAAATGGGTCGACTACGGCCTGATCCCGCTTTTGAACCTCGCGGCCGCATTTTTTGTTGCGGGCCTTGTCGTCATAGCTGTCGGAGAAAATCCGATTGAGGCTGTCGAACTGATGCTCTTCGGGGCTTTCGGTTACGGTGAGGGCGTTGGCTTCACCCTCTACTACGCAACCAACTTCATTTTCACCGGTCTTGCGGTCGCCGTTGCCTTCCACGCCGGTCTCTTCAACATTGGTGGCGAAGGGCAGGCCTATGTTGCGGGGCTCGGGGTCGCCATCGTCGCGCTCATGCTCGACCAATATGTGCCATGGTTCATCGCAGCACCGCTTGCACTCGCTGCTGGCTGCGCCGTCGGCGCTTTCTGGGCGTTTGTTCCGGGCTATCTGCAAGCGACGCGCGGCAGCCACATCGTGATCACCACGATCATGTTCAACTTCATTGCCGCCGCGTTGATGACCTATATGCTGGTCAATGTGTTCCGGCAACCGGGGGCCATGGCGCCCGAATCGCGCACCTTTGAAGACGGGGGGCGCATCCCGCGGCTCGATTGGCTGTTCGATTGGTTCGGTGCAAATCTTGGCGGCGCGCAGCTCAATATCTCCTTCTTCCTCGCGCTGGTCATGGCGTTCCTTGTCTGGGTTCTCATATGGCGCACCCGGCTTGGCTATCGTTTGCGTACGCTCGGTCAGAACCCGACCGCGGCAGTCTATGCAGGCATGCGCCCCCCGCGTCTGATCATGATCGCAATGGCGATTTCCGGCGCGCTTGCGGGTATGATGGCCATCAACGAGATCATGGGTGTACACGGTCGGCTGATCCTCGAATTCGCCGGCGGGGCGGGCTTTGTCGGTATCGCCGTTGCGCTTATGGGCCGAGGTCACCCCATCGGAATCGTACTTGCCGCTTTGCTGTTTGGCGCGCTTTACCAGGGCGGGGCAGAACTCGCCTTCTCCATGCCCTCTATCACGCGCGACATGATCGTTGCCATTCAGGGCCTCGTCATTCTGTTTGCTGGCGCGCTGGAAGGTTTGTTCCGTCCGGCCATCGTTGGCTTCTTCAACGCCCTTTATGACCGCCGCCGCGCCCGCGAACGCGCGGCCGAGAGCGCGCAGGCGGCTGAGTAG
- a CDS encoding ABC transporter ATP-binding protein: MSAEPQPETPSTPLAIELRGIDKRFGAVHANRAIDLKVARQSIHGIVGENGAGKSTLMSILYGFYEADEGDIYVAGQKASIRSSNDAIANGIGMVHQHFMLVDNFTVIENVMLGAEGAATLQTGREKVRQELKHLSETYGLTVDPDAIVSELSVGLQQRVEILKALYRGAEILILDEPTGVLTPEEADNLFKILRQLRDQGKTILLITHKLREIMAVTDEVSVMRRGAMVASLQTANTSPAEIAEQMVGRRVLLQVDKGEAAPSDGVLVVENLTVRDRFGVERVKDVSFTVRRGEIVGIAGVSGNGQSELLEAVSGIEAPASGRVLIDGKILSHTGDPAEARTLGMGHVPEDRLRMGLVKTFEENENSVLGYHDASDIGGKMIMSVDAIRTHARSQIEKYDIRPPNCRLKTANFSGGNQQKIVIAREMEEDPDVLLVGQPTRGVDIGAIEFIHKRLIEMRDAGKAVLLVSVELDEIFGLSDRILVMCGGEIVGERLPHETDENEIGLMMAGIDGAANQDTPAKAAPEAAE, from the coding sequence ATGAGCGCTGAACCTCAACCTGAAACGCCCTCCACACCGCTCGCAATCGAATTGCGCGGTATTGATAAGCGCTTTGGTGCTGTCCACGCGAACCGGGCCATCGATCTCAAGGTCGCGCGGCAATCCATTCATGGGATAGTCGGCGAGAACGGAGCAGGAAAATCGACCTTGATGTCCATTCTGTACGGCTTCTACGAAGCCGATGAGGGTGACATCTACGTTGCTGGGCAAAAGGCATCCATTCGTTCCTCCAACGATGCCATCGCCAACGGGATCGGGATGGTCCATCAGCATTTCATGCTGGTGGATAATTTCACGGTGATCGAGAATGTGATGCTCGGGGCAGAGGGCGCTGCTACCCTCCAGACCGGGCGGGAGAAAGTGCGGCAGGAGCTTAAGCACCTTTCCGAAACTTACGGTCTGACGGTCGACCCGGACGCTATTGTCTCGGAGCTTTCTGTCGGTCTTCAGCAGCGCGTCGAAATCCTCAAGGCGCTGTACCGAGGTGCCGAAATCCTCATCCTCGATGAGCCCACGGGCGTGCTAACCCCTGAGGAGGCCGACAACCTTTTCAAGATCCTGCGGCAGCTTCGCGATCAGGGTAAGACCATTTTGTTGATCACGCACAAGCTTCGGGAGATCATGGCGGTCACCGATGAGGTGTCGGTGATGCGGCGTGGCGCGATGGTCGCAAGCTTGCAAACCGCCAACACCAGCCCCGCCGAGATCGCCGAACAAATGGTGGGCCGCAGGGTTCTGCTGCAAGTTGACAAAGGTGAAGCCGCACCTAGCGACGGTGTTCTGGTGGTGGAGAACCTGACTGTTCGTGATCGCTTTGGCGTTGAACGGGTCAAGGATGTTTCCTTCACCGTGCGACGCGGTGAGATCGTGGGAATTGCAGGCGTTTCCGGAAATGGTCAATCCGAGCTTCTCGAGGCTGTTTCGGGGATTGAGGCTCCGGCGTCTGGGCGCGTGCTCATAGATGGGAAGATCCTGTCGCACACCGGTGATCCAGCAGAAGCCCGTACCTTGGGCATGGGCCACGTCCCTGAAGACCGCCTGCGCATGGGTTTGGTGAAGACCTTCGAAGAGAACGAAAACTCGGTTCTTGGCTATCATGATGCGTCCGATATCGGCGGTAAGATGATCATGAGCGTCGACGCCATCCGAACGCACGCCAGAAGCCAGATCGAAAAATACGACATCCGCCCCCCCAATTGCCGGTTGAAGACCGCCAATTTCTCAGGCGGTAACCAGCAAAAGATCGTCATCGCTCGCGAGATGGAGGAGGACCCCGATGTTCTGTTGGTCGGGCAGCCGACCCGTGGGGTGGATATTGGCGCGATCGAGTTCATCCATAAGCGTCTGATCGAGATGCGCGACGCAGGAAAGGCGGTCCTGCTTGTGTCTGTTGAACTGGACGAAATCTTCGGTCTTTCCGACCGGATCCTCGTCATGTGTGGCGGTGAAATTGTTGGTGAGCGTTTGCCGCATGAAACCGATGAGAATGAAATCGGATTGATGATGGCGGGCATCGACGGGGCCGCCAACCAGGATACGCCCGCCAAAGCGGCGCCTGAGGCGGCCGAATGA
- a CDS encoding BMP family ABC transporter substrate-binding protein: MIKQFLATAALGALLTAPAIAEDINPAVVYDLGGRFDESFNQAAFTGAEAFKDETGIEYVDFEIQNDSQREQALRNFARRGHDPIIAIGFSHGTAVDTVSQEFPDTRFAIVDMVVEQPNVRSIVFKEHEGSYLVGVLAAMASQSDTVGFVGGMDIPLIRRFACGYAEGVLSVSDGAEVLTAMTGTTGAAWNDPVRGGEITQSHVSAGADVVFHAAGGTGIGVLQAAADAGILGIGVDSNQNGLQPGSVLTSMLKRVDVAVSDAFTDAQNGEWTNGFEVLGLAEGGVDWALDENNEELITDDMRAAVDAAKEAIIAGDVVVHDYMSDNTCPATDS; this comes from the coding sequence ATGATCAAGCAGTTTCTTGCGACGGCCGCCCTTGGCGCGCTGCTGACAGCGCCAGCCATTGCCGAGGACATCAACCCTGCGGTGGTTTATGACCTGGGTGGACGCTTTGACGAAAGCTTCAACCAAGCGGCGTTCACCGGCGCGGAGGCCTTTAAAGACGAAACCGGCATTGAGTATGTCGATTTCGAGATCCAGAACGACAGCCAACGCGAGCAAGCACTGCGCAACTTCGCCCGCCGCGGCCATGATCCGATCATCGCGATCGGGTTCTCGCACGGCACTGCCGTCGATACCGTCAGCCAAGAGTTCCCTGACACACGCTTTGCGATCGTCGACATGGTTGTGGAGCAACCCAATGTCCGGTCGATTGTCTTCAAGGAGCATGAAGGGTCCTACCTGGTGGGTGTTCTCGCCGCGATGGCGTCACAGTCGGATACTGTCGGCTTTGTTGGCGGCATGGACATTCCGTTGATCCGTCGGTTCGCCTGCGGTTACGCTGAAGGCGTGCTGTCGGTCAGCGATGGTGCCGAGGTTCTGACCGCTATGACAGGCACCACAGGGGCCGCGTGGAACGATCCGGTGCGCGGCGGCGAGATCACCCAGAGCCATGTTTCAGCTGGCGCCGATGTCGTCTTCCATGCGGCAGGTGGTACCGGTATCGGTGTTCTCCAGGCTGCGGCGGATGCTGGCATTCTTGGCATTGGCGTTGATTCTAACCAGAACGGTCTGCAGCCAGGGTCGGTTCTGACCTCCATGCTCAAGCGAGTTGATGTTGCGGTTTCCGACGCCTTCACCGATGCGCAAAACGGGGAGTGGACCAACGGTTTCGAAGTTCTTGGCCTTGCTGAAGGCGGCGTTGATTGGGCGCTTGACGAGAACAATGAAGAGCTGATCACAGATGATATGCGCGCCGCAGTGGATGCGGCGAAGGAAGCTATCATTGCCGGTGATGTTGTTGTCCACGACTACATGTCGGACAACACGTGCCCGGCCACTGACAGCTAG
- a CDS encoding methylglyoxal synthase has product MDSNLSGDPDRPSSLTLALVAHDAKKAAMVEFAMRHADALSQHEIVATGTTGGQVKKAAPSIPVRQLKSGPLGGDQQIGAMIAEDAIDALFFFVDPLSPMPHDVDVKALMRLALVYDVPMALNPATAEALLFDLVASVRDR; this is encoded by the coding sequence ATGGACAGCAATCTTTCCGGCGACCCTGACCGCCCCTCTAGCTTGACCTTGGCGCTCGTCGCGCATGACGCCAAAAAGGCAGCGATGGTCGAGTTTGCCATGCGGCACGCCGATGCGCTTAGCCAGCATGAGATCGTCGCGACGGGAACGACCGGCGGGCAGGTCAAGAAGGCTGCACCAAGCATTCCGGTGCGCCAACTCAAGAGCGGTCCGCTAGGAGGCGACCAGCAGATTGGCGCGATGATCGCTGAGGACGCGATTGATGCGTTGTTTTTCTTTGTCGATCCGCTTTCTCCCATGCCGCACGACGTCGATGTCAAGGCGCTCATGAGGCTGGCCCTTGTTTATGACGTCCCGATGGCTCTCAACCCCGCGACGGCGGAAGCGCTTTTGTTCGATCTTGTAGCATCGGTTCGCGACCGCTAA
- a CDS encoding ROK family protein — MPDRRSLDIVTPFPVLIADLGGTHARFALVSDSHATEQGFAQVRTREHPDVQSAIQSGVLDQTSLIPRTAILAVAGPTLGEAFKLTNADWVIEPKRIMDQLGFDCVIALNDFEAQALALPDLTEDDWVLIGEQQPPKRGTKLVLGPGTGLGASVLVDSMGMWITVPGEGGHIAIPIESEDDDRLVAHITQGGQHRLGGEQLVSGDGLERLYRSLGALEGTDTPLQKAADITQAALAGEPLAVQSVERFVVYMARVARELALTVMPAGGVFIAGGIAPKILPFIENSEFRSIFEAAYPHEDKLSAFPTVVVTHPRPALSGLGSFARTPGRFMVDVAERMWKTGADV; from the coding sequence ATGCCCGATCGTCGCAGCCTTGATATCGTCACGCCCTTTCCCGTCTTGATCGCTGATCTTGGTGGCACGCACGCGCGTTTCGCTCTGGTCAGTGATTCCCATGCGACAGAGCAGGGGTTCGCTCAGGTGCGAACACGCGAGCATCCAGATGTTCAGAGCGCAATTCAAAGCGGGGTGCTCGATCAGACCTCGTTAATACCGAGAACAGCGATCCTTGCCGTCGCCGGTCCGACCCTCGGTGAGGCCTTCAAGCTGACGAATGCGGATTGGGTTATTGAGCCAAAGCGGATCATGGACCAACTCGGCTTCGATTGCGTGATTGCGTTGAACGACTTTGAGGCCCAAGCGCTGGCGCTTCCCGACCTTACCGAAGACGATTGGGTTCTGATTGGCGAGCAGCAGCCACCAAAGCGCGGCACCAAGCTTGTGCTTGGGCCTGGGACGGGTCTAGGCGCGTCCGTTCTGGTGGATAGCATGGGGATGTGGATTACGGTACCGGGCGAAGGCGGCCACATCGCGATACCAATCGAATCGGAAGACGATGATCGGCTGGTTGCCCACATTACGCAGGGTGGGCAGCACCGGCTCGGCGGAGAACAATTGGTTTCCGGTGACGGGCTTGAGCGCCTTTACCGTAGTCTTGGCGCACTCGAAGGTACGGACACCCCTTTGCAAAAGGCCGCTGACATCACGCAGGCCGCGCTGGCCGGGGAGCCGCTCGCGGTCCAATCAGTCGAGCGATTTGTCGTCTACATGGCCCGCGTCGCACGCGAACTGGCGCTTACCGTCATGCCGGCAGGCGGCGTTTTCATAGCGGGCGGCATTGCTCCTAAGATCTTGCCGTTCATCGAGAACTCTGAGTTTCGCTCGATCTTCGAGGCTGCCTATCCGCATGAGGACAAACTCAGCGCGTTCCCGACCGTGGTGGTTACGCACCCGCGCCCGGCGCTTTCGGGATTAGGGAGCTTTGCCCGCACCCCAGGCCGTTTCATGGTCGATGTTGCAGAGCGTATGTGGAAGACAGGTGCCGACGTCTAA
- a CDS encoding LacI family DNA-binding transcriptional regulator, which yields MSHDRRETRADAKPLDGDKRSATDVRPKQTVDLRALSEHLGLSKGTISRALNGYPEIAERTRIRVLQAAQELGYKPNRAARRLATGRNDLIAYIGVGADWMTVDRAFLGSLSENLAASGYGLLVSLADSIDHACEAMTQLLDEQRVDGFVFNSPNPFDGRLDLVSQRSVPSAIVGASGAYGSSPHLTDQGIPVVGLSDSVVLDGLVDYLTSMGHSAIGYFGCDAPDVLQMHHTKTLAAAAGNRNASFSSSLLNGDRLNVEQRTAQLATESAQSLSKRATDLLKERPTAVFCGCERTVVALYMAAREQGLSVPAELSIIGIGSSQLASWLSGGLSTVSWSLGEAGRLAADCVVAQVEGNSLPELQAGIEATFLARASHGPAPQIR from the coding sequence ATGAGTCATGACCGCCGAGAAACTCGCGCCGACGCAAAGCCGCTGGACGGCGATAAGCGCAGCGCTACGGACGTTCGCCCCAAACAAACGGTCGATCTGCGCGCCTTGTCTGAACACTTAGGTTTATCCAAGGGCACTATTTCGCGGGCGCTAAACGGATACCCCGAGATCGCCGAACGCACCCGCATCCGCGTTCTGCAAGCCGCCCAGGAGCTTGGCTACAAGCCAAACAGGGCTGCAAGGCGTTTGGCGACGGGCCGCAACGATCTGATTGCTTACATAGGCGTTGGTGCTGACTGGATGACGGTAGACCGAGCCTTCTTGGGCAGCCTGTCAGAAAATCTTGCAGCTAGCGGGTACGGCCTGCTCGTGAGCCTTGCCGACAGCATTGATCACGCCTGCGAAGCGATGACACAGCTTCTGGATGAGCAGCGCGTCGATGGCTTCGTTTTCAACAGCCCCAACCCGTTTGATGGACGACTGGACCTGGTTTCACAGCGCAGCGTACCGTCCGCGATTGTTGGCGCCTCAGGCGCTTACGGATCTTCGCCCCACCTCACAGACCAAGGCATCCCTGTCGTGGGCTTAAGTGATTCGGTCGTGCTTGATGGTTTGGTCGACTACCTAACCTCCATGGGACATAGCGCAATCGGCTACTTCGGATGCGACGCGCCCGACGTCTTGCAAATGCACCACACCAAAACATTGGCCGCCGCTGCGGGCAACCGGAACGCAAGCTTCTCAAGCTCACTGCTGAATGGCGATCGACTCAACGTCGAACAGCGCACCGCCCAGCTCGCCACCGAGAGTGCACAATCGCTTTCGAAACGCGCCACCGACCTGCTTAAGGAGCGCCCCACGGCCGTCTTTTGCGGATGTGAGCGTACAGTGGTTGCTTTGTACATGGCTGCCCGCGAGCAGGGGCTTAGCGTGCCGGCGGAGCTTTCGATCATCGGAATAGGTTCCAGCCAGCTCGCGTCGTGGTTGTCTGGAGGCTTGTCCACCGTATCGTGGTCGCTGGGTGAAGCGGGGCGCCTCGCAGCCGACTGCGTGGTCGCGCAAGTCGAAGGTAACAGCCTTCCCGAATTGCAGGCCGGGATCGAAGCTACGTTTTTAGCACGCGCAAGCCACGGGCCGGCGCCGCAAATCAGGTAG
- a CDS encoding ABC transporter substrate-binding protein, protein MSSNFPTSACKSAHFRTRPTASGVAAALLMLAAAPAANAASLADFDALVAQTEGQTVFFHAWSGDPTINAYIDWAGDEIEARFGIELEHVRVTDTSDVVGIVLAETAAGRDSGGSVDLVWINGENFIALKEAGLLFAPDDDGWADRLPNWNFVDDEGNPSLTVDFTVPVEGLQAPWGTVQFSFYYDANLIAETPDNPLALLDWARSNPGRFTYPQPPNFLGSTFLKLLLAYTVDDRSRLAEPLEAADADDALEPLFAYLDELHPHLWRSGRTFPANQAALRQLFADGEIEIGFANNPAEASGAVARDEFPASTRSFVFDDGMIANSHFLAIPANANAPEAAMVVANFLMSPVAQLRKQDPAVWGDFTVLDIEALDDATQAAFGALDLGVATLGPSELGPAISEPHTSWLEAIEAQWAARYQGG, encoded by the coding sequence ATGTCTTCCAATTTTCCCACCAGCGCATGCAAGAGTGCGCACTTCCGGACCCGGCCGACTGCATCCGGGGTCGCCGCCGCACTCCTGATGTTGGCTGCCGCACCTGCCGCAAACGCAGCCTCGCTTGCCGATTTCGATGCGCTGGTCGCCCAGACTGAAGGCCAAACGGTGTTTTTTCATGCCTGGTCGGGGGACCCCACCATTAATGCCTACATCGACTGGGCTGGAGACGAGATCGAAGCGCGCTTCGGTATTGAACTGGAGCATGTTCGGGTCACCGACACATCAGATGTCGTGGGCATCGTGCTGGCAGAGACTGCAGCAGGTCGAGACAGTGGCGGGTCGGTCGATCTGGTGTGGATCAATGGCGAAAACTTCATAGCCCTTAAGGAAGCCGGGCTCCTGTTCGCGCCCGATGACGACGGCTGGGCTGACCGGCTACCGAACTGGAACTTTGTAGATGACGAAGGTAATCCTTCGCTCACAGTGGACTTTACGGTTCCGGTCGAAGGGCTTCAGGCTCCGTGGGGAACCGTTCAGTTCTCCTTCTACTATGACGCCAACCTTATTGCAGAAACACCGGATAATCCGCTGGCGCTTCTAGACTGGGCGCGCTCCAATCCGGGTCGCTTCACGTATCCGCAGCCTCCGAACTTTCTTGGATCAACTTTCCTCAAACTACTTTTGGCTTACACGGTCGATGATCGTTCGCGTCTTGCGGAGCCGCTTGAAGCAGCCGATGCAGACGATGCTCTGGAACCGCTTTTTGCGTACCTTGACGAGCTGCATCCTCATCTGTGGCGCTCGGGCAGAACCTTCCCCGCCAATCAAGCAGCACTGCGGCAGCTTTTCGCCGATGGTGAGATTGAAATAGGATTTGCGAACAACCCCGCCGAAGCATCGGGCGCTGTAGCGCGAGATGAGTTTCCCGCAAGCACACGCTCGTTCGTTTTCGACGACGGGATGATTGCCAATTCGCATTTCCTGGCGATCCCAGCGAACGCCAACGCGCCCGAGGCCGCGATGGTGGTTGCAAACTTCCTGATGAGCCCGGTGGCCCAGTTGCGTAAACAGGACCCCGCAGTTTGGGGCGACTTCACGGTGCTCGATATCGAGGCTCTCGATGACGCAACCCAGGCAGCCTTTGGCGCTCTCGATCTCGGCGTTGCCACGCTTGGCCCCAGCGAGTTGGGACCGGCGATCTCAGAGCCGCACACCAGTTGGCTTGAAGCGATCGAAGCGCAATGGGCGGCGCGCTACCAAGGCGGTTAA